In Pristiophorus japonicus isolate sPriJap1 chromosome 2, sPriJap1.hap1, whole genome shotgun sequence, one genomic interval encodes:
- the apela gene encoding apelin receptor early endogenous ligand: protein MRFQHLFHILLVVCTSLLLISGQKAGKRWRRKMQRHNCLQRRCLPLHSRVPFP, encoded by the exons ATGAGATTTCAGCACCTCTTTCACATCCTTCTTGTTGTATGCACAAGTCTTCTGCTGATCAGTGGACAGAAAGCAG GTAAAAGATGGAGGAGGAAAATGCAAAGGCACAACTGTTTGCAAAGAAGATGTTTGCCTCTCCATTCGAGAGTTCCTTTCCCTTAA